CAACTCATTGTACCAAGCACGGTGTGCTTGTTTGAGACCTTAAATAGCTTTCTTGAGTTTGCAAACATGAGTGGGAAATCTAGGATCAATGAAACCGGGTGGTTGGGACATGTAAACCTCCTCATGTAGAGTGCCCTGTAACAACGCATTGTTAATATCCTATTGCTTTATACCCTCTCTTTGGCATTGCCGCATTGGCAATGGCAAGCGTGAAAACTAAAATGGTGCTACTTAAAAAACAAGTGAATTATAAGATTGCGTTTACTTGCTTTTaacttctttaaaaaaaataaaaaaaacatatcagATTTTTTTTCGGTCTAGTAAGGGTCCAGGGCTAATAAAAAGAACCTTCAACTGAGCAGTTTCTAGTACCACCACTGAATAGGGCTATGTTTTTCTTTTATAGCTTGTTTCAAAGCACCAGAGGCCTCAATGTATTATTTCCTGACACACATAATATGAGATGAAGTTGAGGGCAGGATAGAAATGCAGCAGCAACAAAACAGTAGCAGGAGCCCTCTGATCTCTATCTTCCGTTCTGCTGGAGAATTCGGTGACCTAACTTACAGCTCAAAATCTGGAGTGAGAAGAACATTACCTTAATATATAATTGTAATGAAAAAATATTATGGAGTCGTTGGATGGAGGTAACTATATACTGTTGGTTTAAAACAGCAGCATGGGCTAAAATCAGAACAGAATCAGTTTTGGAAGGACTGTTATTGGGATATACTGGGGCATACTGTTCTTGACTAGCAGGCGGGAGATGGGGAGAGCATGTCATAAGTTGGCGAAGGGTTAGCTACTTAAGTATGGTTTAACTTATAAGTTAGAACTGATTAAGCCATGATTAGTGAAGACCATACTTTATTAGTTGTAAATCTAGGTTTATAGCCTGTCTTGTGCAACTGTAAGAGTGAAAAGTTGTGATCCAACTCGCAAAGTCGCAAAGGTGTGAAATTCAAGAGTCATATGCTAGATACTGCAATAATCATGAAAAAATAACTCTAAATGATTCAAAAGAAAAGGCAGCTAGCTAAAGTCTCATTTAATTACAAGTAGCTTGCCTTttgcatttcaattttttattgcACTTATTAGGATTTAGGATATTTCTCTATGTTTTTTGTAGGTCTAAAAGTTTTAAACCGTTCTTTTTTAATAGGGAATTAGGCAATCAGGGACACCCATCCTTGTAAACTCGGATTTTTACATTATGCAAAGCTTGTGTTTTCCGAATTTTATTCTTAAGCATCCTCAAATTTGTTTCTCTAGTTCTCAGAAAACTGAGATGTGTGTGAGTGTGAGCAGTAGTTAAGCTCATGCTTGTAATTGAATAAAGCTAACTTGTCCTTAAGGTTACAAGGTGTCTCTTTAAGATTGATTTTGTGAGAGATTGGCTCATCGTTTCTGTAATCGCAGGAAGTAGTTGTTCAAGATTATGGATAGAGTCCATGTCTCATTTCCTTGCTTATCTTCTGGTCATTTGATTTTAAGGTGCTCCTTAATTATAGGGTTGCACAATTACTAACTTTCGAACTTGTGCAAATGACAAGCTTGGAAAAAAGGAATAGAAGGTACTTGTGTTAGGAGGTGCATGAGCAGTTTTTTGAAGTTTTGCATCAGTAGTTGGCAAAGCTTCCGCCTGTCCTTAAGACGTACGCTAGGAGGAAGAAGGGCAATATGGGCATTCCATAATGAAGTTTGTTACAGTGCTACAGAGAGAATATTTTTGGAATTGTATTAAGTCGTGTCATAAGTATAAGAGCTGATGTGAGGTGAACCAgtaattaaataaagggaaagGGGGAATGTATGAGACATTGTGAATTGCTGTGAGAAAAGTTACTTGGCAGAGAATCCACCTCTTGCAAGTTGAATTGTCCTTTAGTTtccttttattttgattttccaGAAATATAATCAAAACCTTCCTGCTCTTCCTCTAATTTTCTTCTTTTGATCCCTAAGTTCTTCAAAATAATCTTGAAATTACTTGATTCATTACATACTTAACTGTTTCATCATATACTTGACTCTGTTTTTGAGGAGCTCTACATGATCCTTATAAAGCCATGAATCACTAATATATTTATGTTATTGGTTTCCTTTCTGCCAGTTTGTGAAGGGAGTTCCTTTAAGAAGGATCTTAACATTAAGAAAGGAACTCAATAGAAAACattatgaaaataatttctTTAATTGAGATGCTTAAGGAATTCAATATTTGTTTCTCACACGAGCACTTGGATTTTCTGAATCATTCCAAAAGTAATATGTACTATGTAAGTATCATAATTTCTGCTGTTACATTTCATCTCTTCTCTTGGCTCAGGATGGAGAGATCTGGACTTTTACCGTCCGAAATTTTGATGCCCCACGGCCCCAACGCACCATTACAGTGAATTATGATGGCTTTGCCGAGGGTAATAATTCTAAACATGTGTATGATCTAAGTGCTTATGACGTATCGTGTTGATTCTGAATTATGTTAGAGCCGCTGTTATTTCCAATTgatgttatttttctttttctttttttatttttcctggGAGTATAGTATTACACATGGTAAATTCTACATTAGTTCTTGGGCAAAGAGGATGCTTATGATGGAGATTGTTAGGCGATTAAGAATTTGACTTACATTTACTGGATGCAGATATGAGGGTTGGGGATGAGGTTGTTATAGATGGGGGAATGGTAAGGTTCGAGGTCATTGAGAAGATCGGTCCCGATGTGAAGTGTTTATGTACAGACTCGGGATTATTGCTCCCACGAGCTAACCTGACTTTCTGGCGGGAGGGGAAAGTCGTACGTGAACGCAATGCCATGCTTCCAACAATATCTGCCAAGGTTAGAGTTGCTTCCTTTCATCGTTTTATTTTTTCCTGCAGAATTGTGTTTATATTTTCCAACGTCTGTTTGATTTGTTTTCCTTGATAATCATTGTATATAAAGGATTTACAAGTGGTGCAACTATGTGAGGACATTATCAGCAGAAGCAATATTCTTTTTAGAGTTTTATGATGTATTTTGTACCCTTTAGGGTTATTTGTTGTTGGTGCATGCGTTGGTGTATTCCGGATGTTATCTGTCCACTTTTCTTAATTCTAATCCCCTCCCCTACACTCACCCTAATCTCAAACTGCtgttgttatttttatttttcttttctttactTTTCTTTCTTAATATCATGTATGTTGAGTAGGTTGTTCCTTGAGAAACAGAGGCTTGTTGCTTGTATCCTTACATATGTAAATAAAAATGAGAACTCCATTTGTTTTTGGCACCGAAAGTTTGATCATAGGTATGTCTAGAGTTTATACTAAATATATCAATTACATTAAGAGGGAAATACATACATGTTAATATTGAACtacattttattcttatttctaATGTTATTTTCATTCAGTTAGGAAAAGTGTCTATTCATATGTTTATAAGAAAGTACTCGATCTATCCCACAATAGTTGGAACACTTATTAGGGCACATAGTTTTAGAAAATAAGTTGTAATTGGCTTATCTATTAAGTACTTTTTATAACGAGGTACATGTTTTTTTGGTAAAGGCAATACAAAACGAGGTACATGTGATGGGTGTAAGTGAGTTTTAACAGAAAAGTAGGTGTGAAAGGAGATAGTTGGTTCAACATTAGAAGTATGAAATCATAAAGTTGGTgggaatagtaaatgttcaaACCATATTGGTGGAGATGAAAAAGGAAAATGTCCAAACTAATATGGGATAGAGGGAATAAATGGACAAAAAATGTTGCATTAAATTAGCCAGTCCACTATCTTGTTGAGAATTTCACCGAAATATTAGATTGGGGCATAGTTTCACCATGAATAAATGTAAAGggatctaattaattaaaagttaaaGGGTCCAATTTTCAATTAACAAGGCTGGCGATGTACCACTTCAACCGAATGTGAATATGATAGTTGCTTTCTTTGAATATAGAATGTCCTTTCAAATATGACTCTGTTGGGATACTTACCTCTTCAGGATTGGTTGGACATTGATTTTGGAATCGCAGAGGGTGTTGATTTCATTGCAATATCGTTTGTCAAGTCTGCTGAAGTAATCAATCACTTGAAAAGCTATATTGCAGCGCGTTCTCGGGAAAGGTGGGCACTGATGCACATATTTACGTCATGCGTACATTTATTGGCTTTTTATTCTAGATTATGATTTCTCCAAGTATggtcaaatattattttattctcTCTAGTCTCTACCCTATAGTCtttaagaatattttttttctaacaTTGATACTTGTATTGCATTGCATTAGAATTTAGAAATATCAGATGGGGGGAGTTTTGAAGAAACTAAAAAAACCCCATCGTTGTCAGATTTCAGTTTGGCAAAAACCGTAGAGGACAGCGGGTAGATAACCTGTATTCCTATGCTTGTTTCTAGATGGCAATGATTTAGCCAAAATAAAAGCGGAAGTACTCGTCTTTACTGAGAAAAAGGTGTTCAGCAAAAACCTGAAGCATGGTTCCGTAGTTAAATTTACTGTTTATGTTTAATTTTTGAATCGGTTCTGTGATTTACTTTTTAATTTACTCAAATCAACTTGTACCTTAATATCCCCCTCATGTAACCTTGTTAATCTTGGTTCTTGCGCCTTTGATGCCTGTCTTTTGTTGTTTTTAGCTTGCTTACTTCTTTCTCCCTTACCTCTCCGAAGTGATAGCTGGTAATTGTATGGGGTTGTGGCTTTTTTGCAATTTTTGGCAGTATACATCGGTGATATTTCAGTTTATAATCCAGAATATGACAAAAGGTTTTGCATTATTTCGGAACATATTTGATGGGAGATTCACTTATATAATGTCATTGTTACATCACTAATTGCTATCCGTTCTCTGTTCTCCTTGCCGAAGTCATGAATTGTAGATCTCAACTTATCTTAATTAGATCCAAACAAGGTGTTTAAAGGCATTGCAAATTCTTCTAGTGGGAAGGTTTCCGGAAGTATTATCTGTTGTCACTCTAAGTCAGAGTTTTAGATTGTGGTTGTGGTTGGCACGATTGTGTATTGTGTAAGTATACTTTGTTGTGGTGTTGTGCAAATAATTATGGACTCATGGTTGACACGGGTATGATTTTTCATGTCTGTCATATGGAACGTATTGGTCATGTATTGGCTATATTGGGTGTTATGTAATCCTTCATTACAGCAAAGATAAGTGCCGGTCTGGCAAGTTAGAAACGGATAATTATCTGCCTAGGCATTGAATGTTTATTGACATTTTAAAACATGCTCCAAGCGAGTTTACCCTTTCAGGTGCACCTTGCTTACTCATATATGATACATATTTGACGTTTTAATGCAGTGATGTTGCTCTCATTGCAAAGATAGAAAGCATTGACTCACTAAAGAATTTAGAAGAGATCATTCAAGCATCAGATGGTGCTATGGTTGCGAGGGGAGATCTTGGTGCCCAGATACCTCTTGAGCAAGTTCCCTCAGTCCAACAGAAGATAGTTCAACTCTGCAGACATTTAAATAAGCCTGTTATAGTTGCTTCTCAGCTATTAGAGTCAATGATTGAGTACCCTACACCTACCAGAGCTGAAGTAGCTGATGTCTCAGAAGCTGTCAGACAAAGAGCAGATGCTTTAATGCTCTCAGGTGAGTCAGCCATGGGACAATACCCAGAGAAGTCATTGGCTGTTTTGAGAAGTGTTAGCCTGAGGATTGAAAAATGGTGGAGGGACGAGAAAAGCTATGAAGTCATGGAGCTGAATGGAGTAGCGTCCTCCTTCTACGATTGCATCTCAGAAGAAATATGTAACTGTGCTACAAAGATGGGTAAGGAAAATTATGTATGCAACAACCTTATTTTGTCATTTGCTTTTGTCCTGGTCAGCTGCTTTCTACCATTATTTAGTTAATGAATTATGATTTAGCTATTATTGTGGTCaagaactttttaaaaaaaactcggGCAGCTCGAGTAAGATAGAAGCATATACTTTGATTCTACTGTACCTTCTTCTAGCTCCCCAACTCTTAAGCTTCTCTAGATGTCTGAATTAATTTGTGATGCAAGAGCATAACTTATGCATCATTTGGTTAAATCTACCTAGGACTACCTATATGCATCAAAGATAGGAACAGAATCAATTCTAGTTGCTTTAGACAATTTTGTACACTTAATAGGTGGTTTATTTATACCCTTAGTACTTGGTAATTATTTTGTAAAGCTAGCAAAAACGCATTTGCAAAGGGTTGCACCAAGTGTCAGGCTGTCAGCCGTTGCTCAAAATAGAACAGTAGCAGCAGCACTTACAAGCATCTTTATGAAGAGTTATGAAGCTGTAAGAGGAGATGCCATGACCTGGAACTATTGGTCACCTGTTAGGCCCTACTATCTTCTACCTTGTTTGACAGCCGCAATAGGTTTGAAAGGCCATAACAGTAATTATAGCCAGTAGCAAAGTTCAGGTTTACAATTTTGGTGTGAGAGTAATTAGCTACATTCTGGTGGGGTTCTTTTTTGGTGCCGTTAAAAAGCAGCAGCGAAACATGGAGCTTCATTTTATACTTCATTACTTGGCCTATTAATTAATTCAGTTCTTTAGTTAGTTCTGATAACAATAGATTAGTGTCGATCACAAAGCAGCAACTTTATTTCTTAGCCAACATGACCCAACAACTTTTAGCTGGGGGATAAATTTATAAGCGATTGGTTTTTAGTTGTTCTCTATTTATAATTCTTTTAGGAGTTATAAGTTATTAAGAAGTCTCTGTCACTTGCCGTTGGATTATTGTGTCTATCTAAGCCATGTTTTCTACGTAATTTTGAGACAGTCGAGCATATTGAGTTTGGTTTTTAACCGTACAACCTGGAGTTGGTTTCCCTTTATTCTCATTAAGTGCTTGAAAAAACCCCTCGTTTGGCAAGATTTCTTACAAGTTTATCAAATACTAGTTTGAATCTTAGGCAAGATACTGAACACCTTCAATTTAGGGCCCTTAGAGTCGGCTTACCCTTGTGGTTAGTGGAGTCTAAACTCTCAGAGTTTGTCTAGTCTAGTATGAAACAAAATCTGAGTTTTCTATCCAGTGTGATTACGCTGATAACTTGATAAGAATGCTAGCTGTAAGATGGCTACATCCTATCAGATTTCACATGGAGATGAGATATTATGTGGCAATTGGCTTCTTATTTTGCTACTTTAGTTTAGCAAGAACATGTGTAGTCATTATGATGTTTTCAAAATTCAGTTAACAAGTAGGGGTGTCTAAGTTGCATTTTATTTCATAGTTAGTTATCTATTGCGTATAACTAACTGGAGTTGCCAGCATCTGTACATTTATAATTCCTTTTGGAGTTCACCCATGATTAAGCTTATGATTAAGCgttctagtaggactaggatTTTTAATGGAGCCTTTGGATACCTGAGACTATATATTGATGTATTCGGCCTTTTCAGTTTTGTGATTTAACATAATTGAGACTCTGTGACTTCACTTCCTTGAGCTTAGTTGCTTTATTGAACTACACAAATTAATTAGTGGGTTTAGGGGGCTTGACTTACATAATCTAAGAACCAACAGAATTCCGGTTAGTAATGAAGCTACACTATGGGAGTATGCTGTCTTAGCAAGTGGATAAACTGGACTATAGTTGCTGTTTATTTGCAAAAGTAACACTATTCGTGTTAGGTTATTCAAAACAAAGGGCCATTACTTTGTGGTTCTTTAAAATGAATCATTCCTTTGTAATTTCAGCCTATCTTATGGAATTGATAAAGTAACACTATTCATGTTAGGTTATTCAAAACAAAGGGCCATTACTTTGTGGTTCTTTAAAATGAATCATTCCTTTGTAATTTCAGCCTATCTTATGGAATtgataaatatttgcaatttcCAAGTTACTATCAATGACAAGCAATAAAATGTGCCATGGGAAGTTTAACGTTCCGTGACAAACTTTAAGGGTTGTGCTTGACAAACTGAGCATGTATGAAATGATTTTATTAATCATATTTTCTTGGGCTGTAGGATATATCTTGTATTTGAAGATCTTATTACTCTCGGGTTAAATTTGAGCCATTGTTGGTGGTTTATACTTTATAGTATGGGTTAACTTGTAGCCTTGAATATGTGCTTCTTACGCTGCTAATCCTTGTTAATGGTGTATTTGCAGAAATCTAACAATTCCGCAGCATACTGCTGTAGGCTGTAGCAATTTCTCATTTTACAGATGCATGCATCTTACATCTTTGTTCTGTTTAaggaatttattattttgatagtTTAATGTGAATTTTGCAGCGAATAATTTGGAGGTAGATGCTGTATTTGTATACACGAAAACAGGGCATATGGCGTCTCTGTTGTCACGTTGCAGACCAGACTGCCCAATCTTTGCATTCACCAGCACAACATCAGTAAGGCGTCGGCTTAACCTTCAGTGGGGTCTAATACCGTTCCGTTTGAACTTCTCAGATGATATGGAGAGTAATCTAAACAAAACATTTTCTTTGCTGAAAGCCAGGGGAATGATTAAAACAGGCGACCTTGTTATTGCTGTTTCTGATATGTTGCAGTCCATCCAAGTCATGAACGTGCCATGATAATTTACTTGTATAACCAGGGTATTGGCGTAATCTGAGGTTTTGATTGATGCTGTTTTGTGGTTCTTTAAATGTAACTAATAAGAACACTTTCTTTTACATTTCTCATGCTGTTGATCAGTGGATGATTCTTGGTGATAGAGATTATACACTTATAGGAATTATAGCCATGCCAATGAAACCCAAGTTTGACAAATATTGGGGGTATTCACGTAAAGATAGAGAATTGTGTTCTTTCATGGTGAACTAGATTAGCTGCAATATATATTGCTGCTTTGTTGTCACACTTGATCACAGCAGTTTCCAGATTTTTAACTCCAAGTTCTTCCAGCAACCCAATGGACCTCACAAGTCGTCAGAGCCATGGCTTTACATTCAACTTCTGCTGATGATCTTGCCATAACTTGTTTCTTCGACTTCTAGACAAAGGTGAGTTTCCAAGTATAGTACAGAACCCAGTGGTTGACCTCCTGGTTATAGGACACCCAGCCCAATAACTATCAACGTAAGCAATTAGTTTGACCGAGTTGTGAGCATTGAGCATAATCCCTTCCCCTGGTGAATGTAGCAAATACCTCGACACCCTTTTAGCAGCTTGCAAATGTATAGTGTTGGTGAATGCATAAAGTGACTTCACACATGAACTGTAAATGCAATCTCATATGAGTCCTACCATATTGATTGATCAAGTCAAGTGTATTTTTCTTTTGTGACATAAATATGCCTTGATCTGATCTGCTAACCTCAATCCCCAAGAAAGAGCTCAGTTCTCCCATATCTTTCATGTAAAATGATGTAGGCAAAGATTTCAAGTAAGAATAAGAGCATCCACATATACTAAAATTGCCATAAACATAGCCCATGACAGTCTGGTAAAGAGAATAATCTGttttggattgcttgaatccaaACCCTATTAGTGCTGCTGAAAGCTTAGCGAACCGTTGCCTTATAGCCTATTTTAGTCCATACAGAGACTTTGTAAGCTTCAAAACCTTCTTTTGTGATAATTGCTCTCTATGTCCTGTACTAATACTCTTTCCGAAATAAGTGTATTCCTGTGGAAATTTCATATACACATTTTAAATCAAAACCACCATGTAAGAAGGCATTCTTCACATCCATTTGATATGCTATCCATCCTTCCAGAGCAGCCACAACAAGAAGGTTTGATCATAATCCAAGCCGCCCTTgcatatttccaaaaatcacAAGTCTTGCCTTATGCCTGTCAATCCTTCCATCTTCATGAAACTTAGTGCTGTAAATCCAATTGTTTGTTAATGCCTTTATTCTAGGTGGCAAGTCAGTAATCACCAATGTTTCATTTTATTATAGGGCCCTTAACTCTAGCTTCATTCATTGCCTCAATCTAGTGATTTCCTTCCTCGACTGCTTGTTTGTAGATTTGTAGATCTTCATGCAGCTCTAAACTTGCtaaaaaaacatgaaaagacCTTTCTTGCTGGTGGAAAAATGTCATGATTTGACCATACTTTAAAAAAGGAGTTACTTACTTTAATTAGTGAAAAAGGAAGCAAGAATGGAAGAAATCAACCAAGATTTGAGCTCCAACCAAATTCTTTCTCTCAAGAACTCTCTGTAGTTCGAAAATGGAGGAATAGAAGtgaggaagaaaaaggaaggGGGCCCTGTGATCGGTTTTAAAACCAAGCCCAATGGTTACCTCTGGGCCTAGCGTTATCCGCTGGGCCCAGCAGAACGCGCTGAGGGCTGGCGCGTGTCGCCAGATTTTCGCTTCATCCACCAGCTGCCACTTGTCATCCAtgcgcgactgctcgtgtgctCATGTTTCGTTTCCCTTTTCCCACCGTTACTTTCGCTCGCGCGggacatttcaacaaaaaatttcCCCTCTCGGCTTTTTTTACCGAACATTGTGGAAGCGGTTCGTCAACCCGAGATTTTACCAAATTGGTAAATAATCATCTATTCATCCGCCCCTTCTAAAGTGGAGAGACTGTTTCTTCAACTCATTAGACTCGTCAACAAGATCAACGATGTCTTCAAAAAATGTGAGACATGACATGCAAACGCATACTAACGTTTGTTCTTTTGCAGGACCTGGCGAACAAAGTTGTTCGGGATCGCAGAACATCCTTAACCATTTTCTGTCCTGCATTCGAATACTTTGAGCTTCATTTAATACGACTAAGCCTTGACTCGGTCTTTTAAACTcactcaaagtgggggcttctgtagacacctaatttgcgTCTACCCTAAGGTGTCCTATGATTGAACCAAAATCAAGGTTGCTTACTTGGTCTGGAGACTTAATCATGTGGATCCGCAATCACGAAAAGGGCAAAAATGTCATTTCACTtcttcatcaaacatcaaaaACATCTATCAATTTCTTTTGGGATTGGTCCATACTGAAATTCCCTAAAGTCCAACCCATTAATGACACGGATTAACCTAATTAATTCGTCGTCATTAACATTCTCAAAATCTTTCAAATTATCTCAAATCAAAGTTAGCGGTCACACTGGCTACCACGCACGCTGCTGGCTTTAGCGGTCCACGTTGGGCCCAACGTTAACCGCTGGCCTCGACGGATGCTCCACCTATTTAACCTAATGTCTACTATTTTCCTATGAATACAGTAGAAATTAGGTCATTAATCATTGTAATACgccgtatttttattattttataaatataattttaatatatctatactatatatattaaaaggcgtctaAAAGAAAGTATACGTGCCACATGGTGCTCTGCTTATGGGTCGTTCTTTCATGTACATTAAAAAAATGACAAACATGATTTGCGTAAGGTTTGAACCCCTGGCcttgaatttaaacaataaagcttttaccactaagctattGCATGTGTCATGTTATTAttgcaaaaacaaataatataaataaatgtgaatTTATTAACGTAATAACCCGGAGCATTTCCCGGGCCTAAAAACCTCgtttataatttaataaagCATTTTAAAAGTATTTATGTGATTAATGAATCATATAAACAATAAAAGAGAATTCAAGTacattaaatatttattaaagttaCTAAATGCAttttagaaaagaaaaaggTTTAAAATATTTCCTTAAACAACAAAACTTTAATTAAAAGGATGGCAAAAGTAAGTAACCTAGGGTTTCCTAAACCTTACTTGAGGCCAAAGTAAGGGTTGGTATAAATACCTAAGGATTCATGGAAATTTGAAGCCTAAATacacttctctctctctctctctctctctctctctctctctctctctctctctctctctctctctctctctctctctctctctctctctctctctctctctctctctctctctctctctctctctctctctctctctctctctctctccccctcCTTGCAGTGTGGACCGAGAAGGGCAGCAGCATCAGCAGTCGGCTGCCACTGCTGCCCCTCGCAGCCGTCTCAGCCACCGCCTCAGCCGACCTTGTTGCCGTGTGGTGTGCGTGTGTTTTTCCTCTCCTATTCTCTTTGTTTTCGTTggtttttataaaataaaaaaaaactttcaagcttttttaatttaattaattttttagaTTATTAATGAtggttaaattaattaaagtctatagttttcatgcataaaaattcatatttataaattaatttaactaTGCATGTTTTAAACCCTAAAGGATGTGTTTTTAATGTTCTAAATTCATGTTTGACCTAGGGTTTGTGCATGTAATTTAATTAGGGTTAAAGTATGATTGTTTAGAGTTTTTAATGACTTCAAAAGTATTAAATAGttgttgaaaatttattaaaggatgaataatagttagtttattatttattttaggtGGAAGCTTTGATTAATTAAGTTGTTGAGCAAAGTAGCACCTTTGAGAACAtacacaaggtacgtatatTTGTAGATTATGCTTATGTATGTATTATCATGCATAGGTTGTTTAATTTAATCATGTAGCATCATGTCTTATGTGAATGTGGTGGTTACTTGATTCAAGAGAAGGTTGTGATTCATATTTCATTATGAAATCATTTAGTAGAGCATGTTTGTCAttatttaattatgcaatcatGTAGTATGAATTATGCATGTGTCTCATCCATGTTAAAGTTAAGAATTAGAAGTTTATTATTTGCATGTGAGTCTTAGTACCCATGTAAACCAAGTTAAGTTTATTTGCATGTGAGTCTTAGTACCCATGTAAACCAAGTTAAGTTATTAATGCATGTGTGTCAAGGTAC
This genomic stretch from Spinacia oleracea cultivar Varoflay chromosome 3, BTI_SOV_V1, whole genome shotgun sequence harbors:
- the LOC110788809 gene encoding pyruvate kinase isozyme A, chloroplastic is translated as MSTPLQFISTSPATNLTFSSSTKLLFAPHSNLGNITLPLSLLKKTSIKAASSSSSLPPSNSALIPESYCSSSDVAVSGIDVDTVTEAELKENGFRSTRRTKLVCTIGPATCGFDELEALAVGGMNVARINMCHGTREWHKCVIDRVRKLNEDKGFAVAIMMDTQGSEIHMGDLGGESSVKAEDGEIWTFTVRNFDAPRPQRTITVNYDGFAEDMRVGDEVVIDGGMVRFEVIEKIGPDVKCLCTDSGLLLPRANLTFWREGKVVRERNAMLPTISAKDWLDIDFGIAEGVDFIAISFVKSAEVINHLKSYIAARSRESDVALIAKIESIDSLKNLEEIIQASDGAMVARGDLGAQIPLEQVPSVQQKIVQLCRHLNKPVIVASQLLESMIEYPTPTRAEVADVSEAVRQRADALMLSGESAMGQYPEKSLAVLRSVSLRIEKWWRDEKSYEVMELNGVASSFYDCISEEICNCATKMANNLEVDAVFVYTKTGHMASLLSRCRPDCPIFAFTSTTSVRRRLNLQWGLIPFRLNFSDDMESNLNKTFSLLKARGMIKTGDLVIAVSDMLQSIQVMNVP